Proteins encoded in a region of the Agromyces protaetiae genome:
- a CDS encoding TrmH family RNA methyltransferase, whose amino-acid sequence MHGVGPWPGGPDEWPDDPHYDPELLAAGDTRNVVDKYRYWLMDAIVADLDAQRHPFHVAIENWQHDMNIGSIVRSANAFAADTVHIIGRRRWNKRGAMVTDRYQHLAYHEDVPAFVAWARGAGLPVVAVDNVDGAVPIEAFAWPARCVLLFGQEGPGLSVEAQAAADAVVEITQFGSTRSLNASAAAAIAMHSWVLSHADLPR is encoded by the coding sequence ATGCACGGCGTGGGCCCCTGGCCTGGCGGCCCGGACGAGTGGCCCGACGACCCGCACTACGACCCCGAGCTGCTCGCGGCGGGCGACACCCGCAACGTCGTCGACAAGTACCGGTACTGGCTGATGGACGCGATCGTCGCCGACCTCGACGCGCAGCGGCACCCGTTCCACGTCGCGATCGAGAACTGGCAACACGACATGAACATCGGCTCGATCGTGCGCAGCGCGAACGCGTTCGCGGCCGACACCGTGCACATCATCGGCCGGAGGCGCTGGAACAAGCGGGGTGCAATGGTCACCGACCGCTACCAGCACCTCGCGTATCACGAGGACGTCCCGGCGTTCGTGGCCTGGGCCAGAGGGGCCGGGCTTCCGGTCGTCGCGGTCGACAACGTCGACGGCGCCGTGCCGATCGAGGCGTTCGCATGGCCCGCGCGCTGCGTGCTGCTCTTCGGCCAGGAGGGGCCTGGTCTCTCAGTCGAGGCGCAGGCCGCGGCCGACGCCGTCGTCGAGATCACGCAGTTCGGCTCGACCCGCTCGCTCAATGCGAGCGCCGCGGCCGCGATCGCCATGCACTCCTGGGTGCTGAGCCACGCCGACCTGCCGCGCTGA
- a CDS encoding Nramp family divalent metal transporter gives MPRVAWLIGPALVAGVAYLDPGNVASNMTAGAQYGYLLVWVVVLGNVMAWLIQYLSAKLGIVTGRSLPEVLGGRLRNAWGRRAYWLQAELVAMATDLAEIIGGAVALYLLFGIPLVWGGLITGAVSIALLVLQSKRGPRTFEFVIMGLLAIIAIGFTVGVFIAPPDPAGLLAGLEPRFEDTNSVLLAASILGATIMPHAIYAHSALSRDRFVSPGARSREAGGVTAARGIRSWFRVTRGTDRVELLPGTATKLPTDTLLRATRIDVTVAMAIAGTVNLCILLLAAVNLAGVEGTDSLEGAYAALDMSLGPVIATLFAVGLLASGLASTSVGAYAGAEIMHGLLRVRIPLIVRRLVTLVPALVILALGFDPTLSLVLSQVVLSFGIPFALVPLVALTARRGLLGRWRNHWVTTAAGVGASVFLIALNGLLLWLVFTGA, from the coding sequence GTGCCGCGCGTCGCCTGGCTGATCGGCCCGGCGCTCGTCGCGGGCGTCGCGTACCTCGACCCGGGCAACGTCGCGAGCAACATGACCGCGGGCGCACAGTACGGCTACCTGCTGGTCTGGGTCGTCGTGCTCGGCAATGTGATGGCCTGGCTCATCCAGTACCTGTCGGCGAAGCTCGGCATCGTCACGGGCCGCAGTCTCCCCGAGGTGCTCGGCGGCCGGCTGCGCAACGCCTGGGGCCGGCGCGCGTACTGGCTGCAGGCCGAGCTCGTCGCGATGGCGACCGATCTCGCCGAGATCATCGGCGGCGCCGTGGCGCTCTACCTCCTGTTCGGCATCCCGCTCGTGTGGGGTGGACTCATCACCGGAGCGGTGTCGATCGCCCTGCTCGTGCTCCAGTCGAAGCGCGGGCCGCGAACCTTCGAGTTCGTCATCATGGGCCTGCTCGCGATCATCGCGATCGGGTTCACGGTCGGAGTGTTCATCGCACCGCCCGACCCCGCAGGACTCCTCGCCGGGCTCGAGCCGCGCTTCGAGGACACGAACTCGGTCCTGCTCGCGGCCTCCATCCTGGGCGCCACGATCATGCCGCACGCGATCTACGCGCACTCGGCACTGAGCCGCGACCGCTTCGTCTCGCCCGGCGCGCGGTCGCGCGAGGCCGGAGGCGTCACGGCCGCCCGAGGCATCCGCTCGTGGTTCCGCGTGACTCGCGGGACCGACCGCGTCGAGCTGCTCCCCGGCACCGCGACCAAGCTGCCGACCGACACCCTGCTCCGCGCGACCCGCATCGACGTGACCGTCGCGATGGCGATCGCGGGCACCGTGAACCTCTGCATCCTGCTGCTCGCGGCGGTCAATCTCGCGGGCGTCGAGGGTACCGACAGCCTCGAGGGCGCGTACGCCGCGCTCGACATGTCGCTCGGCCCGGTCATCGCGACCCTGTTCGCGGTCGGCCTGCTCGCATCGGGTCTCGCCTCCACCTCGGTCGGGGCATACGCGGGCGCCGAGATCATGCACGGCCTGCTGCGGGTGCGGATCCCGCTCATCGTGCGCCGCCTCGTGACGCTCGTGCCCGCCCTCGTGATCCTCGCGCTCGGCTTCGATCCCACGCTCTCGCTCGTGCTGAGCCAGGTCGTGCTCTCGTTCGGCATCCCGTTCGCGCTCGTGCCGCTCGTCGCGCTGACCGCGCGCCGCGGGCTGCTCGGCCGGTGGCGGAACCACTGGGTGACGACCGCTGCCGGCGTCGGCGCCTCCGTCTTCCTCATCGCGCTCAACGGGCTGCTGCTGTGGCTCGTGTTCACGGGCGCGTAG
- a CDS encoding metal-dependent transcriptional regulator — protein sequence MPTTASPAIEDYLKTVYAHTEWQPDPITPSVLAAKLGVAPSSVTEMVKKMAAQGLVQHVPYGPLRLTDAGRAHALAVVRRHRLIETWLVREMGYGWDEVHDEAEVLEHAVSDRLLEAVDARLGRPTRDPHGDAIPAADGTLVSEPYALLADAPVGHAGRVIRISDRDPAILRDLDDAGLGPGAVVEVTDVSPEAVRVHLAGGEASVVLPRLAAEAIWVSA from the coding sequence ATGCCCACGACCGCCAGCCCCGCCATCGAGGACTACCTCAAGACGGTGTACGCCCACACCGAGTGGCAGCCCGACCCCATCACGCCGTCCGTGCTCGCCGCGAAGCTCGGCGTGGCGCCGTCGTCGGTCACCGAGATGGTGAAGAAGATGGCGGCGCAGGGCCTCGTGCAGCACGTGCCGTACGGCCCGCTCCGGCTCACCGACGCGGGCCGCGCCCACGCGCTCGCCGTCGTGCGCCGGCACCGGCTCATCGAGACCTGGCTCGTCCGCGAGATGGGCTACGGGTGGGACGAGGTGCACGACGAGGCCGAGGTGCTCGAGCACGCGGTCTCCGATCGACTGCTCGAGGCGGTCGACGCGCGACTCGGGCGCCCCACCCGGGACCCGCACGGCGACGCCATCCCCGCCGCCGACGGCACGCTCGTGAGCGAGCCGTATGCGCTCCTCGCCGACGCGCCCGTCGGCCACGCCGGCCGGGTGATCCGAATCAGCGACCGCGACCCCGCGATCCTGCGCGACCTCGACGACGCGGGGCTCGGGCCGGGTGCGGTCGTCGAGGTGACGGATGTCTCACCCGAGGCGGTTCGCGTGCACCTCGCCGGCGGCGAGGCATCCGTCGTGCTGCCGCGCCTCGCGGCCGAGGCGATCTGGGTGAGCGCCTGA
- a CDS encoding FAD-dependent oxidoreductase translates to MGAPHPDIVPELTDAQWERLRQYGTPVETHAGDVLFQSGERWYDLILVETGTIDVVRDALAWIDETHIATLGPRTFVGELGLLNGQRAFLTARVVQPGLVRRVDHEALQRMMADDDELCDLMLRTLWARREELRRGPAAWTLKIVGSERDGNAVALRRYAERLDLVHTWYDIDQPGGAESMASHGFRPDDLPVALVQGEPILQATPGRLAEVMGLAYTAEDDQSVDLAVVGAGPAGLAAAIYGASEGLRTVLLDSVAPGGQSAATSRIENYLGFPFGVSGDQLTSQASLQAFKFGVRVIAPCEAVRLEQATGGLELTLADGATVHARAVVVTTGVAYRSLGLDRWKDFEGAGIHYAASTLELRQVAGSEVTVVGGANSAGQAALALAANGCHVRLVVRSSDLGAQMSSYLTDRIVEDARIDVHTGTQVVELHGDDRLERVTLAGSVAGTVDCAALFCFIGAEPATDWLGAVERDEHGFVHTGADVISLGDPWRSLGRMPLPFETSLPRVFAAGDVRRGSMKRVAAAVGEGSSAVASVHRALAAAEVFA, encoded by the coding sequence ATGGGAGCCCCGCACCCCGACATCGTCCCCGAACTGACCGACGCGCAGTGGGAGCGCCTGCGGCAGTACGGCACGCCGGTCGAGACCCACGCCGGCGACGTGCTGTTCCAGTCGGGCGAGCGATGGTACGACCTCATCCTCGTCGAGACGGGCACCATCGACGTCGTGCGCGACGCGCTCGCCTGGATCGACGAGACGCACATCGCGACGCTCGGCCCACGCACGTTCGTCGGCGAGCTCGGGCTGCTGAACGGCCAGCGCGCATTCCTCACGGCGCGCGTCGTGCAGCCCGGCCTGGTTCGCCGCGTCGACCACGAGGCGTTGCAGCGCATGATGGCCGATGACGACGAGCTCTGCGACCTCATGCTGCGCACACTCTGGGCGCGCCGCGAGGAGCTACGCCGGGGGCCCGCCGCGTGGACGCTGAAGATCGTGGGCTCTGAGCGCGACGGGAACGCGGTCGCGCTGCGCCGCTACGCGGAACGTCTCGACCTCGTGCACACCTGGTACGACATCGACCAGCCGGGCGGCGCCGAGTCGATGGCCTCGCACGGGTTCCGGCCCGACGACCTGCCGGTCGCGCTCGTCCAGGGCGAGCCGATCCTGCAGGCCACGCCCGGCCGGCTCGCGGAGGTCATGGGGCTCGCGTACACCGCCGAAGACGACCAGTCCGTCGACCTCGCGGTCGTCGGCGCCGGGCCCGCCGGGCTCGCCGCCGCGATCTACGGGGCATCCGAGGGGCTGCGCACCGTACTGCTCGACTCGGTCGCCCCGGGCGGCCAGTCGGCCGCGACGAGCCGCATCGAGAACTACCTCGGCTTCCCGTTCGGCGTGAGCGGCGACCAGCTGACCTCGCAGGCGTCGCTGCAGGCGTTCAAGTTCGGGGTACGCGTGATCGCGCCGTGCGAGGCCGTGCGGCTCGAACAGGCGACGGGCGGGCTCGAACTGACCCTCGCCGACGGCGCGACGGTGCACGCCCGCGCGGTCGTCGTGACGACCGGCGTCGCGTACCGCTCGCTCGGGCTCGACCGCTGGAAGGACTTCGAGGGCGCCGGCATCCACTACGCGGCGTCGACGCTCGAGCTGCGGCAGGTCGCGGGGTCGGAGGTGACGGTCGTCGGCGGCGCCAACTCGGCCGGGCAGGCGGCGCTCGCGCTGGCCGCGAACGGATGCCACGTGCGACTCGTCGTACGCTCGAGCGACCTCGGCGCGCAGATGTCGAGCTACCTCACCGACCGCATCGTCGAGGACGCGCGCATCGACGTGCACACCGGCACGCAGGTGGTCGAGCTGCACGGCGACGACCGCCTCGAGCGCGTGACACTCGCGGGCTCGGTCGCGGGCACCGTCGACTGTGCTGCGCTCTTCTGCTTCATCGGCGCGGAGCCCGCGACCGACTGGCTCGGCGCGGTCGAACGCGACGAGCACGGCTTCGTGCACACGGGCGCCGACGTCATCTCGCTCGGCGACCCGTGGCGGAGCCTCGGCCGCATGCCGCTGCCGTTCGAGACGAGCCTGCCGCGCGTGTTCGCCGCGGGCGACGTGCGCCGCGGGTCGATGAAGCGGGTCGCCGCGGCGGTCGGCGAGGGGTCGAGCGCCGTCGCGTCGGTGCATCGGGCGCTCGCGGCGGCCGAGGTGTTCGCGTGA
- a CDS encoding UBP-type zinc finger domain-containing protein, with translation MTPLAPAPSGTGCVDCVETGGWWLHLRRCVECGHVGCCDSSPSQHASGHARDTGHPVAASFEPGEGWFWNYATGTAARPVPLTPPRWRPEEQECPGPNGSVPEDWQSRLH, from the coding sequence GTGACGCCGCTCGCGCCTGCACCGTCGGGCACGGGCTGCGTCGACTGCGTCGAGACCGGGGGCTGGTGGTTGCATCTGCGCCGGTGCGTGGAGTGCGGGCACGTCGGATGCTGCGACTCGTCTCCGTCGCAGCACGCGAGCGGGCATGCGCGCGACACCGGGCATCCGGTCGCCGCGTCGTTCGAACCCGGCGAGGGGTGGTTCTGGAACTACGCCACCGGCACCGCCGCGCGCCCGGTGCCGCTCACGCCGCCGCGCTGGCGGCCGGAGGAGCAGGAGTGCCCGGGGCCGAACGGGAGTGTGCCGGAGGACTGGCAGAGCCGGCTGCACTGA
- a CDS encoding HAD-IIA family hydrolase yields MERLRGRDEVEAWLTDMDGVLVHENHALPGAAELLQQWEDAGTPYLVLTNNSIFTARDLSARLRASGLNVPEERIWTSALATADFLKQQVPGGSAFVIGEAGILTALHEAGFVMTETDPDFVVVGETRNYSFEAITKAIRLIGKGARFIVTNPDATGPSAEGPLPATGAIAALITKATGKEPYVVGKPNPMMFRSALNTIGAHSENTAMIGDRMDTDIVAGIEAGLHTVLVLSGISDQREIEKYPFRPDEILQGVHELVAAEPRETEL; encoded by the coding sequence ATGGAGCGCTTGCGAGGACGTGACGAGGTCGAGGCCTGGCTGACCGACATGGACGGGGTGCTGGTCCACGAGAACCATGCGCTGCCGGGCGCCGCCGAGCTGCTGCAGCAGTGGGAGGACGCGGGCACGCCGTATCTCGTGCTGACCAACAACTCGATCTTCACCGCGCGCGACCTGTCGGCGCGCTTGCGCGCGTCGGGGCTGAACGTGCCCGAGGAGCGCATCTGGACGTCGGCGCTCGCGACCGCCGACTTCCTCAAGCAGCAGGTGCCGGGCGGGTCGGCGTTCGTCATCGGCGAAGCCGGGATCCTCACGGCGCTGCACGAGGCGGGGTTCGTGATGACCGAGACCGACCCCGACTTCGTCGTCGTCGGCGAGACCCGCAACTACTCGTTCGAGGCGATCACGAAGGCGATCCGGTTGATCGGCAAGGGCGCGCGCTTCATCGTGACGAACCCCGACGCGACGGGCCCGAGCGCCGAGGGCCCGCTGCCCGCGACGGGCGCGATCGCGGCGCTCATCACGAAGGCGACCGGCAAAGAGCCGTACGTGGTGGGCAAGCCGAACCCGATGATGTTCCGCTCGGCGCTCAACACGATCGGCGCACACTCGGAGAACACCGCCATGATCGGCGACCGCATGGACACCGACATCGTGGCGGGCATCGAGGCGGGGCTGCACACCGTGCTCGTGCTCTCCGGGATCAGTGACCAGCGCGAGATCGAGAAGTACCCGTTCCGGCCGGATGAGATCTTGCAGGGCGTGCACGAGCTGGTCGCGGCGGAGCCGCGCGAGACGGAGCTGTAG
- a CDS encoding RHS repeat domain-containing protein produces MAQRNRAFGSALLGGLVSVAIAAGGVTAAWGAGAEGGAAEAPVVGGFGVGDATEAMIDERDGSVQLSVPVADLALTWDSRAVAAGDQTGFGRGWGLGLTRLGVHGGVTVALPSGGVHEADDTQPSGLAGYGVGDLRFDVTPGRVLEGRADGAAGEIAYAYTLAELGGAVTYFDTDGRPVARIGARGLRADWRWDGQAGDAAKLRASVSADGVVTELDWRDPGEVLVRQAVNLPPADDGVERIWRVRLDGGRVERVVDPVGAAFAVGYTREGLVSRASAASGAHTELTWRAYTDQVPRIETIRTVDPGGAELSVRHWQPVGGALPSGWPQYGGDRELFFSHDAAFRYVTEVSDGATSVRSTYRSLHTMESRDLRVSGASGEQVLRRHAYSYPMAEGGELPDPRALPGNWSRPAEAVLTHLGQGGADRAVRTEYEIDDFGRTVRESGVDGTVTETEYAPGEPGATRPPIGLAVRERVTGPDGSIAETRHTLDAAGSAVVATETLAGDDPEALTVTSRTEFTVEADGFVSEQRAYPSGDPAATPVITRWQRTTDLAAGERTVTETMAAGTEAEATTATTVSLVHGGAVSSVDAAGNQQAAGYDVLGRVIATDDGTRRNRVEYDAFGNAVRSTSYGGDAPDAPETSRAEYDPMVGGDVRTERVWASADTQPADVASGEAPEAPEAPSADPGPADAAPADAAPADATGLVDEPVTRTFEYSPLGELAAVTTDGERVAQEYDVAGNLARAADGTEYRYDAANRVVAEIRDGQRTDTQYWADGARRGRSSDAGAVTFYWDGDTLLTEEHRDAAGAAGMASYLIGAGRHARVVAPSQGATETAYYGTDRHGNVTELTDGGGAITTRYVYSDYGRVTVRGGGAESDPLRTNPFQYAGGYTHADGTQWLRVRTYDPVAMRFLTMDEADLLNGYNFADLNPIMLVDPSGRAPEYDTAVDLVVLTAAVALAFSMAAAAIFTGGWSLTMLGIAGWVADAVTIGTSVYRLDATVRGRAIDPEVETALFATEIAFTAVGVGALAHTVRNLPKAEKLHSAASKLTFTELNDIAELPSRRTAFQGWLKRNGGHVDEQLRTGTFERFDRDRKLIDDAIAHEEGRLTQTKTLLKDSWKITEASGGSWLTRPLLAAPTARRTEDQLRNVVRNVKTLDDYSKRWWAEWGDAAEVLVSRTKGRPPRPKPSHSWRLYGGDEYWVPPESIPPQFNRGGGATPKYD; encoded by the coding sequence ATGGCACAGCGCAACCGCGCCTTCGGGTCGGCCTTGCTGGGCGGGCTGGTCAGCGTGGCGATCGCCGCGGGCGGCGTCACAGCGGCATGGGGGGCCGGCGCTGAGGGCGGCGCGGCGGAGGCGCCGGTGGTCGGCGGGTTCGGCGTCGGTGACGCGACCGAGGCGATGATCGACGAGCGTGACGGCTCGGTGCAGCTCTCGGTCCCTGTCGCAGATCTCGCGCTGACCTGGGACTCGAGGGCGGTCGCGGCCGGCGATCAGACCGGATTCGGGCGCGGGTGGGGGCTCGGGCTCACTCGGCTCGGCGTGCACGGCGGGGTGACCGTGGCCCTGCCCTCGGGCGGGGTCCACGAGGCCGATGACACCCAGCCGTCCGGGCTCGCCGGGTACGGCGTCGGCGACCTCAGGTTCGACGTCACACCGGGTCGGGTGCTCGAGGGCCGCGCCGACGGCGCCGCGGGCGAGATCGCGTACGCCTACACGCTGGCCGAGCTCGGCGGTGCGGTGACCTACTTCGACACAGACGGTCGTCCGGTCGCACGCATCGGGGCGCGCGGGCTGCGCGCCGACTGGCGGTGGGATGGGCAGGCCGGCGACGCCGCGAAGCTGCGGGCATCGGTGAGCGCCGACGGGGTGGTCACCGAACTGGATTGGCGTGATCCCGGCGAGGTGCTGGTCCGTCAGGCCGTGAACCTGCCGCCGGCCGACGACGGCGTCGAGCGCATCTGGCGCGTGCGACTCGACGGCGGGCGCGTCGAGCGGGTCGTCGACCCGGTCGGCGCGGCCTTCGCCGTCGGGTACACGCGCGAGGGGTTGGTGAGCCGCGCGAGCGCGGCGTCCGGCGCGCACACCGAGCTGACCTGGCGCGCCTACACAGACCAGGTTCCGCGCATCGAGACGATCCGCACCGTCGATCCCGGCGGCGCGGAGCTCAGCGTGCGGCACTGGCAGCCGGTCGGCGGGGCGCTGCCGTCGGGGTGGCCGCAGTACGGCGGCGATCGCGAGCTGTTCTTCTCACACGACGCCGCGTTCCGGTACGTGACCGAGGTCTCCGACGGCGCGACGAGCGTGCGCTCGACGTACCGCAGCCTGCACACGATGGAGTCGCGCGACCTGCGCGTGTCCGGCGCGTCGGGCGAGCAGGTGCTGCGACGACACGCCTACAGCTACCCCATGGCCGAGGGCGGCGAGCTGCCCGATCCACGTGCGCTGCCCGGCAATTGGTCGCGGCCTGCCGAGGCCGTGCTCACGCACCTCGGCCAGGGCGGAGCCGATCGTGCGGTGCGCACCGAGTACGAGATCGACGACTTCGGGCGCACCGTCCGAGAGTCGGGCGTCGACGGCACGGTGACCGAGACCGAGTACGCTCCGGGCGAGCCCGGCGCGACCCGGCCGCCCATCGGCCTCGCCGTGCGCGAGCGGGTCACCGGGCCTGACGGATCGATCGCCGAGACGCGGCACACGCTCGACGCCGCAGGCAGCGCCGTCGTCGCGACCGAGACGCTGGCCGGTGACGATCCCGAGGCGCTCACGGTCACGTCGCGCACCGAGTTCACCGTCGAGGCCGATGGGTTCGTGTCGGAGCAGCGCGCGTATCCGTCGGGCGACCCGGCCGCGACGCCGGTGATCACGCGGTGGCAGCGGACGACGGACCTCGCCGCGGGGGAGCGGACCGTCACCGAGACCATGGCCGCCGGCACCGAGGCCGAGGCCACCACGGCGACGACCGTGTCGCTCGTGCACGGCGGTGCCGTCTCGTCGGTCGACGCCGCGGGCAACCAGCAGGCCGCCGGGTACGACGTCCTGGGCCGGGTCATCGCGACCGACGACGGCACGCGGCGCAACCGCGTCGAGTACGACGCGTTCGGCAATGCGGTGCGTTCGACGTCGTATGGCGGGGACGCGCCGGACGCGCCCGAGACGTCGCGGGCCGAGTACGACCCGATGGTGGGCGGCGACGTCCGAACGGAACGGGTGTGGGCGTCGGCTGACACGCAGCCCGCCGACGTGGCGTCCGGTGAGGCCCCTGAGGCCCCTGAGGCGCCCTCGGCCGACCCGGGGCCCGCAGACGCGGCACCCGCTGACGCAGCGCCCGCTGACGCGACCGGCTTGGTCGACGAACCGGTCACCCGCACCTTCGAGTACTCGCCGCTCGGCGAGCTCGCGGCCGTGACGACCGACGGCGAGCGTGTCGCCCAGGAGTACGACGTCGCGGGCAACCTCGCACGTGCGGCCGACGGCACCGAGTATCGCTATGACGCCGCGAACCGGGTCGTTGCCGAGATCCGCGACGGGCAGCGCACCGACACGCAGTACTGGGCCGACGGCGCGCGGCGAGGCCGTTCGAGCGACGCGGGTGCGGTGACCTTCTACTGGGACGGCGACACGCTGCTCACGGAGGAGCACCGCGACGCGGCCGGCGCGGCCGGCATGGCGTCGTACCTGATCGGGGCGGGCCGGCACGCGCGCGTCGTCGCGCCGTCGCAGGGGGCGACCGAGACGGCGTACTACGGCACCGATCGGCACGGCAATGTCACCGAGCTCACCGACGGCGGTGGCGCGATCACGACGCGCTACGTGTACAGCGACTACGGGCGCGTCACGGTGCGGGGTGGCGGGGCCGAGTCCGACCCGCTCCGCACGAACCCGTTCCAATACGCGGGCGGCTACACGCATGCCGACGGCACGCAGTGGCTGCGGGTCCGCACCTACGACCCAGTCGCCATGCGTTTCCTCACCATGGACGAGGCCGACCTGCTGAACGGCTACAACTTCGCCGACCTCAACCCGATCATGCTGGTCGACCCGAGCGGCCGTGCCCCGGAGTACGACACCGCCGTCGACCTGGTCGTACTCACCGCAGCCGTGGCCCTCGCCTTCAGCATGGCGGCCGCGGCGATCTTCACCGGCGGCTGGTCATTGACGATGCTCGGCATCGCCGGGTGGGTCGCCGACGCGGTCACGATCGGTACTTCGGTCTACCGGCTTGATGCCACGGTGCGAGGCAGAGCAATCGATCCGGAGGTCGAGACGGCACTGTTCGCGACCGAGATCGCGTTCACCGCGGTGGGGGTGGGAGCGCTCGCGCACACGGTCAGGAACTTGCCGAAAGCCGAAAAACTGCACTCCGCGGCGTCGAAGCTCACGTTCACCGAGCTCAACGACATCGCCGAGCTTCCATCGCGGCGAACGGCTTTCCAGGGTTGGCTCAAGCGAAACGGCGGGCACGTCGACGAACAGCTCCGTACCGGCACATTCGAGCGATTCGACCGCGATCGGAAGCTCATCGATGACGCCATAGCCCACGAGGAAGGTCGTCTGACTCAGACGAAGACCCTGCTGAAGGACTCATGGAAGATCACGGAGGCGTCAGGCGGATCCTGGCTCACGAGGCCGCTGCTCGCAGCTCCCACCGCGCGACGCACGGAGGACCAGTTGCGAAACGTCGTCCGGAACGTCAAGACACTCGACGACTACTCCAAGCGGTGGTGGGCAGAGTGGGGAGACGCGGCGGAGGTCCTGGTGAGTCGAACGAAAGGTCGGCCGCCGCGACCCAAGCCGTCGCACTCGTGGCGTCTCTACGGCGGCGACGAATACTGGGTTCCACCCGAGAGCATCCCCCCGCAGTTCAATCGTGGCGGAGGCGCGACACCGAAGTACGACTGA
- a CDS encoding NUDIX hydrolase, whose product MGSAEPVSEAAGAARAQLAALVGDPELLADWQSGHWPDGLEPKPAAVLMLFGVLDRVRSARDAEASAVSTDLDVLLLARAATLRSHPGQVAFPGGRVDPDDRGPVDAALREAREETGLDPAGVEVLGRLRQIPLPYSGHVVTPVLGWWVVPSPVRVVDVAESAVVFRTPVADLLDPGNRYTSVVRRDGREWRGPAFLVEADGGRQLVWGFTAMLLDQVFERLGWGEPWDAARELELSPPD is encoded by the coding sequence ATGGGTTCCGCCGAGCCGGTGAGCGAAGCGGCCGGGGCGGCGAGGGCGCAGCTCGCGGCGCTCGTCGGCGACCCCGAGCTGCTCGCCGACTGGCAGAGCGGGCACTGGCCCGACGGGCTCGAGCCGAAACCCGCTGCCGTGCTCATGCTCTTCGGCGTCCTCGACCGGGTCCGCAGCGCTCGCGACGCCGAGGCGAGCGCGGTCTCGACCGATCTCGACGTCCTGCTGCTCGCGCGAGCCGCCACGCTGCGCTCGCACCCCGGGCAGGTGGCGTTTCCCGGTGGGCGCGTCGACCCGGACGATCGCGGTCCGGTCGACGCGGCGCTGCGCGAGGCGCGCGAGGAGACGGGGCTGGACCCGGCGGGCGTCGAGGTGCTCGGCCGCCTGCGTCAGATCCCGCTGCCGTATTCGGGGCACGTCGTGACACCCGTGCTGGGCTGGTGGGTCGTGCCGTCGCCCGTTCGGGTGGTCGACGTCGCCGAGTCCGCGGTCGTGTTCCGGACCCCGGTCGCCGACCTGCTCGACCCGGGCAACCGGTACACCTCGGTGGTGCGGCGCGACGGGCGCGAATGGCGAGGCCCGGCGTTCCTCGTCGAGGCCGACGGTGGGCGCCAGCTCGTCTGGGGCTTCACCGCGATGCTGCTCGATCAGGTCTTCGAGCGGCTCGGCTGGGGCGAGCCGTGGGATGCAGCGCGCGAGCTCGAACTCTCCCCACCTGACTAA
- a CDS encoding fumarylacetoacetate hydrolase family protein, whose product MRLGARGAEIPAARGADGLVRDLRPVTDDLTGDFLAADGIARARRELERLPILADAASLRVGAPIARPQAVVCIGQNYAAHAAESGDAPPAVPIVFFKHPNTIVGPDDDVEAPPGTSALDWEVELGVVIGRRAHRLATEAEALACVAGYVVSHDVSERDWQIRESGGQWSKGKSAPTFNPLGPELVPADEVDPQALRLWSRVNGQTRQDSNTADMVFSVAEIVRHLSWYLALEPGDLINTGTPQGVALSGRFPYLRAGDVVELGIDGLGSQRQRVVAAG is encoded by the coding sequence ATGCGACTCGGCGCCCGCGGAGCCGAGATCCCCGCCGCGCGCGGTGCCGATGGTCTCGTGCGGGACCTTCGGCCGGTGACCGATGACCTCACCGGGGACTTCCTCGCGGCGGACGGCATCGCGCGTGCGCGACGCGAGCTCGAACGGCTCCCGATCCTCGCGGACGCAGCGTCGCTGAGGGTCGGCGCGCCGATCGCCCGGCCGCAGGCCGTGGTCTGCATCGGACAGAACTATGCCGCTCACGCCGCCGAGTCGGGTGACGCGCCGCCGGCGGTGCCCATCGTCTTCTTCAAGCATCCGAACACGATCGTCGGCCCCGATGACGACGTCGAAGCCCCTCCGGGGACGTCGGCGCTCGACTGGGAGGTCGAGCTCGGGGTGGTGATCGGCCGGCGTGCGCACCGGCTCGCCACCGAGGCCGAGGCGCTCGCCTGCGTTGCCGGCTACGTGGTGAGCCATGACGTCTCCGAGCGCGACTGGCAGATCCGGGAGTCGGGCGGGCAGTGGTCGAAAGGCAAGTCGGCGCCCACGTTCAATCCGCTCGGCCCTGAGCTCGTCCCGGCCGACGAGGTCGATCCGCAGGCGCTCAGGCTCTGGTCGCGCGTGAACGGGCAGACCAGGCAGGATTCGAACACGGCCGACATGGTGTTCTCGGTCGCGGAGATCGTGCGGCACCTCTCCTGGTACCTCGCGCTCGAGCCGGGCGATCTGATCAACACCGGCACACCGCAGGGGGTCGCGCTCTCCGGCCGGTTCCCGTACCTGCGTGCCGGTGATGTCGTGGAGCTGGGCATCGACGGTCTCGGGAGCCAGCGACAGCGCGTCGTCGCCGCAGGATAA